In the genome of Leptospira licerasiae serovar Varillal str. VAR 010, one region contains:
- a CDS encoding LA_2490 family SGNH/GDSL-type esterase has translation MDFAKKSFFGLVFLILIFLGTEAGLVLLRSPSLQYYRDLKLIHSFHPDYYVALEPGGSKYIRHFAGKWEGQFSINSLGLRGKEEPIPGKPKLLCLGDSLVMGFGVGDSDTFCQLLDGIELKGESRQALNLGVDAYGSRGSYYRLKDISSKLDNVKEVLFFISPNDFDMPEALAKKGILPDDQTDAIREKDPNYARNFKLQFILTRISYTLQALKLAYEQIQVTFAVTKLSVCKEFDSAGIYRCSMLSALDGDAGINEGNPAGVNRSPSGNIVSYFESSFFRPVKRPNCDSDITPTSAVFGAMCPEPVPSYVTCVDSAPSFATLPVLPELTQEYYQKMINLAKEKGFKLIPVILPIQIEEIYCFNNGKYHPLENYATRASAFFEKRGIKVLRFKKETASMCGFDQNGKKFGILDHYIPEDGHFTKRGNIWAADSLKAKLKETDLAL, from the coding sequence ATGGATTTCGCCAAAAAATCGTTTTTCGGCCTAGTTTTTTTGATCCTAATCTTTCTCGGAACCGAAGCCGGTTTGGTTCTACTACGCAGTCCTTCTCTCCAATACTATAGGGATCTCAAACTCATCCACAGTTTTCATCCGGATTATTACGTGGCCTTGGAGCCTGGTGGGTCCAAATATATCAGACATTTTGCCGGAAAATGGGAAGGTCAGTTCAGTATCAATTCTCTCGGCCTCCGAGGAAAAGAAGAGCCCATCCCTGGAAAACCAAAACTTCTATGCTTAGGGGACAGTTTGGTAATGGGATTTGGAGTGGGCGACTCGGACACATTCTGCCAACTCCTGGACGGGATCGAACTGAAGGGAGAATCAAGACAGGCTTTGAACCTAGGAGTAGACGCCTACGGTTCCAGAGGTTCTTATTATAGACTCAAAGATATCTCTTCCAAATTGGACAACGTAAAAGAAGTATTATTTTTCATTTCTCCGAACGATTTCGATATGCCGGAAGCTCTCGCAAAAAAAGGAATATTACCTGACGACCAAACGGATGCGATCCGAGAAAAAGATCCGAACTACGCCCGGAATTTTAAATTACAATTTATTTTAACAAGAATTTCTTATACACTCCAAGCGCTTAAGTTGGCTTACGAACAGATCCAAGTCACATTCGCAGTTACCAAACTTTCGGTATGTAAAGAGTTTGATTCGGCAGGAATTTATAGATGCAGTATGCTCTCTGCTTTAGATGGTGACGCCGGTATAAATGAAGGTAATCCTGCCGGTGTAAATCGTAGTCCTTCCGGAAATATAGTTTCCTATTTCGAATCTTCTTTTTTTAGACCGGTCAAAAGACCGAACTGTGATTCGGATATTACGCCTACCTCTGCGGTATTCGGAGCAATGTGTCCCGAGCCGGTTCCGTCTTACGTAACTTGCGTGGATTCTGCTCCTTCTTTCGCAACTCTTCCTGTATTGCCTGAACTCACTCAGGAATATTATCAAAAAATGATAAATCTTGCTAAAGAAAAAGGATTTAAACTGATCCCGGTGATCCTTCCTATCCAAATAGAAGAGATCTATTGTTTTAATAACGGAAAGTATCATCCTTTGGAAAACTATGCGACCCGAGCCTCCGCATTTTTCGAAAAGCGAGGAATAAAAGTCTTACGTTTCAAAAAGGAAACCGCTTCCATGTGCGGTTTCGATCAAAATGGTAAAAAATTCGGGATCTTAGATCATTATATCCCGGAAGACGGGCATTTTACCAAAAGAGGGAATATCTGGGCGGCGGATTCTCTCAAGGCCAAATTGAAGGAGACGGATCTTGCTCTTTAA
- a CDS encoding MBOAT family O-acyltransferase, which yields MLFNSLHYLFFAPIVILVYFLVPSRFQKLWLLVTSLYFYAVFRVPFILLLIYSIAITYFCTLWMDKSSSRFGKLFFLNIAIWGNLALLYFFKYLDFSFSVWNTILGLVPCEPYYAYPSGILLPMGISFFTLQAIAYAVDVYHKKVKRAESLFQFGLFLSFFPQLVAGPIIRAQDMLHQFLDTYTFKKENLLPGIRQLAWGLFKKTFVADPIAAVIDPVFADPLHYGWFSLAVTGSLYIIQMYCDFSGYSDVAIGTGRIMGFHIPVNFRQPFLSQTVSEFWRRWHISFSSWLKEYVYIFLGGNKKGISRTYLNLFLTTFVSGIWHGADWNFVVWGFVHASLMVIERFAFSFERIKNYWDKIPSTIKVAYPFTIFGISMYFFRARPVEGIGNSVQVGWAMVSRMFSGVDGDFLPVPLSVLSTVFILMLGDYLMEKETPWAKKLFENRIWVYGISAILISICFILYSVTVSAPFLYFQF from the coding sequence TTGCTCTTTAATTCCCTTCATTATTTATTTTTTGCACCCATAGTCATCTTAGTTTATTTTCTGGTACCTTCCAGATTCCAAAAACTTTGGCTATTAGTTACTAGCTTATATTTTTACGCGGTTTTTAGGGTCCCGTTCATACTATTACTGATCTATTCGATCGCGATCACGTATTTTTGCACTCTTTGGATGGATAAGTCTTCATCCAGGTTCGGAAAATTATTTTTCCTGAATATAGCGATTTGGGGAAACCTAGCTTTACTTTACTTCTTTAAGTATTTGGATTTTTCTTTTTCGGTTTGGAATACGATCCTTGGACTTGTTCCTTGCGAGCCGTATTATGCGTATCCTTCCGGGATACTGCTGCCGATGGGGATTTCATTCTTCACTTTGCAAGCGATCGCATATGCAGTCGATGTGTATCATAAAAAAGTAAAACGTGCGGAGAGCTTGTTCCAGTTCGGACTGTTCTTAAGTTTTTTCCCTCAGTTGGTAGCGGGGCCGATCATTCGCGCTCAGGATATGCTCCACCAATTTTTGGACACGTACACATTCAAAAAAGAAAACTTACTGCCTGGGATCAGACAGCTCGCATGGGGACTTTTTAAAAAAACTTTCGTAGCAGATCCGATCGCAGCAGTTATCGATCCGGTATTTGCGGACCCTCTTCATTACGGTTGGTTCTCGTTAGCTGTCACAGGCTCTTTATATATCATCCAAATGTATTGCGACTTTTCCGGATATTCGGACGTAGCTATCGGAACCGGAAGGATCATGGGCTTCCATATTCCTGTCAACTTCAGGCAACCATTCCTTTCTCAAACGGTTTCGGAGTTCTGGAGACGTTGGCATATTTCATTCAGCTCTTGGTTGAAAGAATATGTGTATATCTTCTTGGGCGGAAACAAAAAAGGTATCTCTAGGACTTATCTAAATCTTTTTCTTACAACGTTTGTGAGCGGGATCTGGCATGGAGCGGATTGGAATTTTGTAGTCTGGGGATTCGTTCATGCAAGTTTAATGGTGATCGAAAGATTCGCGTTCTCCTTCGAAAGAATTAAAAACTATTGGGATAAGATCCCGAGCACAATCAAGGTCGCGTATCCATTTACTATCTTTGGGATTTCTATGTATTTTTTCCGAGCTCGGCCTGTCGAAGGTATCGGAAATAGTGTCCAAGTAGGTTGGGCAATGGTAAGTAGAATGTTTTCGGGTGTGGATGGAGATTTTTTGCCGGTGCCGTTATCCGTTCTTTCTACAGTATTTATCCTAATGCTCGGAGATTATCTCATGGAAAAAGAAACTCCATGGGCTAAAAAACTTTTCGAGAATCGTATCTGGGTCTATGGGATCTCAGCTATCCTGATCTCTATATGTTTTATTTTATATAGTGTGACAGTAAGCGCACCTTTCTTGTATTTCCAGTTTTAA